From the genome of Bombus vancouverensis nearcticus chromosome 4, iyBomVanc1_principal, whole genome shotgun sequence:
ACACGATTCACCGCACCCGCCCAACGTCCGTCCGCTCTAGCAACACGCTAGAGCGGTGCTCGTGCTCGAGCTCTAGCCTCGAGCTTCTCGGCTAGCTGGCTAGGAGCTTCTATTTTTACCATGGGGTGGCGAATTGTTCCCCACACCGGCGGCGGCCCACGAGGCGGCAGCTCGAGCGGACCAGAGGTTCGCCAATGCGACCGGGTTCAAACCATTTATAAATAGTAGGAGTTTCTCGCGCCGCTCGCGGAAAATCGGCGACGATTTGCCGAAATACAGATTCGGGTCTGACTCGATGCTTTCGAGGACGTACAGTACTGATTCCTGGATTAACCTGTTAACCGGGTCATCCCTTAACCCTTTCACGGCCCAATACTTATTTAGCCTCCGAGGAAAATTATGTTTTAGCGATTATTgataataaaaacaaattttgtcGAATGATCTAAGAGATGTCAAATAAGGACATTCTATTGATCGAGAACGTACTAAAGTACAGATAACGTTACGTACACGTAATATATATCGAGAGTGAAAGGGTTAACCCTGGTTCGTGAATACCAAAGAATAGCTATAGAATATGTTAATTGAATTCGCAAGAGGAATTTACGATAGGTTTGGTTCAAGAAGAATTTATATCTTTGATGTCTGGGTGGTTTAATTCGTCGATGAGTGCGAGGCAGTCGAGCTGTTCGTATTTCCGATTAACCAGCCGCCTTGTCGAACACGTGTACCGGAGCGTGTAGATaaaaattaatgatatttaGAAATAGCATCGGCGAACGCGATTGATACGGTATGGGCTCTGAATCCCAGCGAGATTCACGTGTACGAAACGAATACGCTATATTGCTAATTAACGTTTGTTGATGTATCGTGTATACTTGTATACGTAGGAGCTTGCACGAGTgattcgaaagaaaatttctGAGAGCCGGTAAATAGAGGCTGTAAACGGCGGTAAAGTATCATGGCATGAGTGTTCATTCAGATTTGTATGATTACTAATTCATGGGAGAATTTACGTGTTTGATATATTTAGATGATCCAACTTTGAATGAACGCGTAACGAGAAATATCAACAATTATATCTAGCACACGTGTTTCCTATTCGTAGAACATCCTTGCATAGAATGAAATTCGAGGAAATTTACGAGAAACTTGGAATGTTTCGTTCACTCGCCTTCTCAATGAAATCCGGAGAATATAACTTAACGAAAAACTTAGAAAACTCAGTGATAGATTCTTTCATTCTACCAAAAGTAGAAACATTAACGATCACATTCGGCGCGCAATCATGTTCCCTCTTAAATGGAATATTCTTCTTCAGAATGAATTCAAAGAAATTTACAAGCAACTACGAAAACACTCAACAATTTGCCTTTCGATTTGATAACAGAAGAATCTTGACAACAAGTAAACGTAATAACTTGCACGTCGTTGAGTTGAAGTCGTAGTAAAAGTTACGAAATGGGGGTGCTTTGCTTGCTACGGGAACATGCAATGAGATCTAAACGACTGGGTGAACAAagatttcgatcgatcgatgaaaCAGCATGGACGCGTCTATAGCCGGTGCATAGGACTGCATTTTTGATGCTGCACTCATCAATGTCGGTCAGTCGCTTTCCTCCCCCTTACAGAAACTAGGCTTCCTTGAATTTATTAGAATACATTCCCCCGTGTCAACGATCCTACGAGACTCCGACTGTAACGTTgtctattttttttatcttcttctttgTGCGTCGAAGAATGAACGAAGAGAGCTGATCGAAAGCTACGGAGTCTATGTAGAACGCGGACCGTCCAATCCTCGCTCGTGTCCTCCCGCTTTTTTATATAACAGAAATCAATTAATCGATCCCCCTTCGGTGTGCCTATTGTTGCACGCAACAACGAGAAATAATTACGCGTTCCCCGATGATGCTCTCACGCTCGCCGGCGCGGtcacgagaaaaagaaaagagaggccACAAAGCGCCGGTATACCctcattattaaaataactccTCCTAGAGGATCGTTTTTCCCTCGAAATGCTCGTTCGAGTGCCAACTTCGAGACGATCGACCGCCTTCTTCGCCCAAAAATCCATCGACTTCCACCCAGTTAATTCTTCCATTTCGGTTCGATGCGAACGCCTCGATCGGCGTTTAGTCGGCGAAAAATATTACAGGCCAAATCTAAGCGAACGTGCGACGCCCTCGTTCCACGCATGCCTCTTGCACCTGCGGACGCGTCCGACCGCACCGTGGCTGCGAATCGCATCATCGTCGTCGTGCGTATCCGTGATCTTTGTCTCGTGTCACCCACTGATGATTATACCGATgttctatgtatgtatatagtgTCATGGCTATCACGCGGTCGTTACGCGGGAACAGAAGCACCTGAGGAATCGTCGGTAACGTCCACGAGGCTTGAGGATTCCTTAGAATCTTGCGAACTTACGTTACGCGCTCTGATATTGTAAGTTTTGTTGCAGTAATAAATAATAGACGAGTAATAAATGTCCGTGGAAAGGAATAATCTGCAGGTAATCGCGCGCATCCAGAATGTTTTCCAGTAAAAACAAGAAATCATGGAAAAGAGAAGCACGCTAAAATTAATCACCGAACATTCTATAATACGCTTAATGGACGATGGATAACGAGAAATCGATAAACTCGATCTATATCGAGGTAAGaacagatataaatatttcgGAGTTGAGATTATCACGCAGCAGAATTGGTAGTCCTCGAAATATCGCGTCACCGGTGACCAAGTCGAGGAAGATCCTTACATCTAGTGGTATCCTGCGAATGGACGAGTCGGGATCGATCCGTGAAAGAAGAAAACCGACGCACTCGCGACCCAAAAATACTTGGGAAAAATCATATTCGAAGCGCAGCTGCAAGCATCACTAAAGAAAACACACGGAAATAGAGCGGACACGGCTAGAGCACACGGCTCGCGCGCGCCAGAGTGAGGCGCTCGTGTCACCGTGACCCATCGGGAGAAGAAAGAAGCTAAACTAGAGTCCTTTCAACGTATTCTTCTCACCAACTATCCTCATATTTTCTCGCCATAATTCACGTTGCACACGCTCCACCCAGAACACACCACCAATTTTAAAGCTCTCTCGGGTTCGCActtccgatcgatcgatccgcGCGAGCGGCACGTGCAGTTTTCCGCGGACGATTCCGGCCGAGTCGTCTATCGCGCACTACGCACTGCTCCGTGGAAAAACACGTTGTGCGTTTTTCCGCACACGTGCGCCCCGGCCCGCACACGGCACTTGTCAAGCGCACTTTCGCAGCTGCGCCACACCGCATTCACGCATGCAACCCTCTGCAGCAGCACAGGCACACGCATTCAACCAGACGCACGTTTCATCGATACTATATCGCGGTATACTTGTGCACGATACTCATAGTTTAACCGTTAATACGATGCGATCGAAATAGAGAAGATCGGAAACGACGATATACCGTGCCGTGATGTGGCGTCTCGACGCTCCGGCATCGATGGGCCACCGTGGACGCGTCGATCGTTGCTTCCTCTGTTACTCTCCACCGTTGCGCACCGGTCTCTGGCTCTACTCGACCCTGGTCCTTCTTCCTTTTCGATCGTTCACTGCCTATCCTCGTCGTGGTCGTTGTACGATGATCGTGTCACGCTGGTCGTCGCTGTAAAGTTGTCTTCTCTTGTTCTCAACTCTTCTACACTTCCTGTCACTTCCGGTTCTCGCGTGTCGTTCCGCAATAAAACAGGTATACTATGCCCCGCGAGATTCGTTTTATTGCGGAGGCTCCGGCTCGGTTTTCCACCTCTGCGTCGTCGACGTACACGCACCGTGGATACGGGAACGTGCGTCAGGGTGGTGGCATGATTGCGACTATCCACCTCAACGTACATCGCCGTCGGCGCTGCCCTCGACGCCGTGCGACGCCGGCGTCGTGGCGCCTCGAGTCGGCCGCTCGAGTAGCACACATGCGCTGCTCGATACCGATGGCCGCGATTCGTCGTTCGCGCCGTCTGTCTTGAGCGGGATATCCTACGGTGAGCGAGTTTGTCCGATGAATTTTCATTATATCAATCGAATCTGGTTTTTGATTATTTTTACTAGATAAAGCTGCCACTTAGCGTTTCTGTGGTTTGATTAATTGGCCTGTGATATCAACGAATGAATTGTTTTTAAAAGATGTGAAAGATTTCGTTCGGTTATTTGGATAGAACGAGGTTTCGTCTCGTTGcgcttaaattttaaattaaaatagttCCACAAGtttatatatagttaaatatgaGTTTCAGGCAATCTGACAGTCTTCCAATCTAAATTTCTAATCTAAACTCCTGCCATTTGTTTCGGCTTATCTTTTGAAATAGCACAATGTGGAGAGCGTCGTTCTATTTAAGCTCAAATATCATTCCCGAAATCGAGAAAATATTGTTGCCCGAATGGTCGTGGCAAACTTTTGCAATCGAACTTTCAACGAAGTTTCATGCGACAGAGCTTCGGAGTTACGGAGAGCAAATTATTTCGAAACGTTTTAAATTAGAAAGAAACGCGAACAGAACCTTCGAACATTGCAGGTTTCCACAAGCTACGGAGAGGGATGTTACGATAATTCGAACGTGATCGAACTAAATTTCAGGCTCGAGCGAATTCACTTCTATCAGGTCCCGTACTCGAAAGTACATATAAACAAGAAGATGGGATAAGGAGGGATGGCAGAACACATTTACGTGCATGTCGAGCTATGTAGTACATATTTCGAATGTAGGATACAATATGTGACCACTGGATGGAAAATCGAGGTGTGGCAGCGTTTACTGGAAAATCGAAGGCAATTACTTCTGTAATACGCTTCGTAAAATTCAATAGATTCGACTATCGAGAAGAGAAATGGTTCATCCGTCACATTGTCGTATCTTCCGTATAACAATACATCAGATAAATTGACGAATACATCTTTTTCGTGATCGAGCAATTTAAATATTAGACAAATTCTTGGAATCTTGATCACGTGAGCTCGTTGACCGTAGCTTATTGTTTcattttacgataaaattacATTCGCTATGAAAAGTacttttatttcttaaattataagTTTGAATTTATCAATGACATAGGATTTTTTATCCTTAAGTAAATATCTATGAATACTACGATtctgttttcttatttatagTGTACAGGATTCTTCAGAAACAATATCGTTTATTAATCGTTGTTAAACAAATTTTGCCGTCTGCTGGCAAGATGTCAGCACAGGGCGACTGGTAACATCGTCTGTATCGACGGACAGTTAAATATCGACATTAAATCCAAGCTCGAATAGATATCCACCGTTGTTGTGTTCGTATGCACTGCATCTCATCTGTGATTGGCAATCATGTTCTTTGGAATATCGAATTTTACCATCGAAAGTTACCCTTAGTTAAATGTGCACATGAGatacataataaatattatcataCTATAAATTTTGCTACACGAACTGAAATACCGACTGTATTCCTCTCTTACTCTGTCCTTACTTATTATCATGTTTCTTCTCATTTCTCATCCTTTTTACGCCCTCTCACTGCTTGTTTTTCTAAGATGCATAGATGACATTGTAAACTATATTAATACactatagaaatatatttaatattttaaacattGGTTGATCCTTATTGTCGAAAAACGCTTTCAGTATTGCGTTTGTTGCGATAGTTAAGTAATTCGATCGTTGTccaattaatatacatatttagtaGTAGAATCggtgtaaatttttatttcgaatgtTATATCTTACGGAAACAGTTAAAAATTTGGAGTTTATCTCGTCGTTGTTACGTATGCTAAtttacaacagaaaatatcgtTCGAGATAACTAAAATCTACGACATTGATTATGTTTGACATTATCATAAATCGTAAAATATCGCTATCGATTTGTTTCATTACGAAGTGAATCGTGAATTCTTCTTATAAAAGGTATAACCTTTTACATATTTATcgctattattttttatttatcacaGTGCTATGTTCTTATAATAATCATCCTAATGAAACATGAGAATTAAAATCTTATCCTCTTATGAGCGAATAAAAATCAGATTATAGATAATTAACGGAGCTGAGAAGCtaattacatatgtatttataatatagtTAATTAGTTGTTAATAAGCATAAGAATAAAACGTTACATTCCTAAATCAGCTATCATTCATCGACATATCTACGCTTCAAAAAGCTGTATCGTAATTTATGGTGTTTCTATTTCTACCATCGCATAACCGCTAACTTGTCAGATTACACGCTATCATTGACGTAGCTAAATGTGAACCAGATTTATCTCACGAGCAAGAAGTCAGTAGCAACATATGTACATTTTAGTGACAAATCTTTGTATTCGATAAAaacgtataaaaaaatataatacatttctTGAGGATTACATAATTTCACGTGTTTCTCTAAGAAATGTGAGAAATCTCGCTGATAAAGATACTTTGATGTACTTTCTCCTGCAAAGTTGAATGCAACGGTTGACACTAACAGGAAGTAAGAACTCAAGAATAAATTCACGTTTGTATACTCAAAAATTGATTACCAATACAggtgaaaaatttgaaattattttcccAATTGTATCCATATCGAgatttgttttaattttattactaattAAAATTCCTATCgaataatattacaattatcGATAGTAGTTTCCTGTATTTCGATTAATTTCAAACGAAATAATTTcataagaagaaaagaaaaacttaaaccgattatttttttaaaataacaaagtAAGCGCTATCGAGCACTTTATCTTCTTTCGATAAATTTCTaacgaaataattttctaaagtAGCAGAGCTCGAGGCAGATATTTCTTTGAAACGCTACATTCATCAATAGTcatctcttttcttttcgtaaATCTTTCCTGAAGGAATTTCCTAATATTACTGAATTTTAAGGTGACTTTttttaaaattcttaatttctACGGAACTTTTGACCAATAATCCATGTTTtaaaatattcgtaaaaatacgaaaatggatCAGAAATTAACTTAATTAGATCAGATGGtttgattaaataattaaattcataatttatcacGAACATTGAATCGCTACGCCATTGGATAGCCAAGGCAAAGTCTAGTCAGGGAACAACTAACTTGTATGCATCGGATTTCAACCGGTAATAGAATTATTTTCCCTTGCCCCCGATTGATTTCTAGGCAGTGCCCAGTACTGCGTGCAGTGTCTCATAGGTGAGAACTCGTGTAAATAGTTAAAGGGAATGGAGAAAAATCGGGAGCATGAACGAAAGTAATCACTATTGTTGATTTTTCGATCAatcgtaaatttaataaaaatcgaTTTTCGACGATAAATCTGATAACAGTTAGATAGTAAATCTAAGTGTATCGTTTATTTTGTAGTCATAGCCATAAAAAAAGCCTCGCTAGTTTTACgactaaatttaaaaaatgatattcTTCACTGCATGTGCGATATGAAATATCAAATGGAAATTACATCAAGTGAGAAAGTATCGAAcgttgaatttattattttttaagtgaCAAGATTTATCTTCGTTTTAAAACAATTAAGCAAATTCACGAGATTATCGAGAAATGTTCTATCAGACACATTGAGTCTTCCATTtacttctttcattttcttcatCATAACTTTATTTTATTGATCGTAGAGAATCTCTTCTTCTTTAGGGGattgaattttttcaaattgcaTCGAATTCGTATAATTTcaagttattaattatttcaaattaaatacTTCAATAGCGGAAAAATATTTGTGGATCACTTGCGAGATTTCGTTGAATTCATGACGAAACAAACTCGATAACCTCTAACCCTGCCGAAATTTATTAATGTTCATGAGTCATATACAATTAGTATCTAGTCTACCTCTGGATTCTGCCAAAGGAACACGTACGATTAATCGCGTGTAAGATTAAACGCGGTGCATTTTCTTCAGAACCGAGCCGCGTTTCAACAAAAATCTGTATTTCTTCTTATTCAAACTCTAATTTATTCGAATAAGAAATAGATGGTGATTAGAAGCAAATTAATTGAGCAAACCGGAATTTATTCTTTAAATTCTTTGTCGTCATCgctatttcaatttcaattcgaGCGTAATTAATCTGCATCCTTACGAGAGGCCTAATCGCGTCTTATTTGCCACCGCATAAACTTTCTTGTTATTGTTATTTCACAAAACTTCGCATCTGAAATACGTGAAATCTCTTCAGCTATCTAACGCTCATTTCTATTGCGATGTTGCGTCAGCCAATGATCGTGAGTTATCATTAAGTTCTCTCGAACATAAAGAAGTGGTGCGAGCCATCGATCGTGTTTCTTTTTAGACGTAGCAACGCAGCGACCAAAAGCATGGATCTCCTCGGTCTAACCTTCCAGTCTCTGGATTTCAGGGACAATAAATCTCAAGAAGGCGATTTCCTTGACTTGGAAAACCAAGAATGCGAGGAGTCTTCCGAACAATCCAACAAGAAACCATGGAAAAAATCTAAGGAAGACTTGGCGTTGTGTATCAAGACCGAAAACCAACATCCAAACCAACAACTGAGGATGATTAGCTTGGACGAAGTTGCGTGGCATGACACTGCTAACAATTGTTGGATCGTGATACACGATTTTGTTTACGACTGCACAGAATTGTTGAAGAACCATCCTGGTGGATCAGACGTGATTCTTGAATACGCTGGCAGAGACGCGACTTTGCCGTTCATTGGCACTGGACACTCTTCTATGGCGAGGCAGAGCTTAGAGAGATACCTCATTGGTGAACTTCCGCTCGAAGAAAGAATCTTTCGTGTATCCAACGGTGTCAAAGTCGCTGGACTTTAATGTATAATTACGTTTGATATGCTATTTGTTAGATGATTTTTGTTCAAAGACAcgttataagtatatatagtgttttgtgtgtgtgtgtgtgtgtgtgtgtgtgtgtgtgtgtgtgtgtgaagaTCTCGAAATTGTGAAATTTGACCCAACATTAATCTTATACAGTATGAAGGTTTTGGAATTGCAAACCGCGATAATTACGCGATTAGACGTAAAGATCAAAGACCAAGGCTAATTTCAGTTTTCCCGATACTCTTAGTCTTACGACGAATTTTTCCGTGCGCTGCCGTCCTTTTATGCATTACGCCATTAAATATCTGTATTAAGTGTATCAAGTTCCTACGTTCTCTTTTTACAGTAAtagaataaagaaattttatgaaGTCGTTCCTTAAATCGACGAAAGAAACGTATCTTTAATGTTAATGTTTTATCATCTTTTGATACTTAAACTGCGAATATAAGCACAAGCACAAGCACATCGCTATATTTGTGAAATAGATTTATTACGAAATCAATATCGCGTCGCATAATTGTAGTGGATGATGAAATGTTTAAATGTTCTTTCTGTTTATAACGTAggatttaaaaatacatttattatagtTCAAAACACTCTAAATGTAGAATGACTTTCAACTTGTTATTTCAGGCATTGAACTGGATTCAGTCGAATTTAgtataagataaaaatattacCTACGTTCGATCGAAAGGAAATTCAAATATAAACTGTAAAATATAacttataaatagaatataaattataaaatattgaataagctatatgatataacgtatgaaaatataaatattctttgCCTAGCAATAAATCAACAATCTCATTACTATTCTATGTTGAAAGCAATATTACGAATCACTCATTAATACCCGAAAACCATGCACACGAGATTCTAATTCATGCACTGTTTCACACGTTTGTTCTCGTTTGAAGCGGAATTCAAATAACGATGACGAATTAACTATCAgcgtgtattataatttcaccGCGGCATCGCGCACCGGTTCACCGCGTTGCTAATACAGGACTATCGTGCCAAGTACAATTAATCGATGCAATAAGCAGCGAGTCACGTGAAAACGCGCAATTCATGCTTAATTATCCCCGGTGACGATCTTTATTTGTAATGTCGATATGCAAAGACGATAACGAGGCTTTAATTGTTTCTTCTCATCGAGCTGTTGCATCGGTTCGCATCATTTGACACGCGATCTCTCGTTCGTTTGATCGGTAACCGGCATATTAACGACGTAGAATAATCCGATGTCGTGTCGGAAAGcaacattaaatgtattaataaaGCTCGCGTAACATCGGTCTCGGAGCGGTTAACAGAGAAAAAACGCGTGTCTACAGCTCGTCCGAACTGAAACAGAAAATTCTACACGCATAATTAGTAGACGGTGGATATTTATCAATTGGAAATATGTCGACGTATACAGatacatacaaaatatacagataacatactaatgaaatttcgacACATTTCGTATATTCATAATAGGTATCTTGGAATCTACTGTCGAATAATTTCGTGAGCCTGTGTATATGTATCTCatgcaatatttttattttttcaaaaattatatatgCTTCTATTAATATACGTATAGACTACATAGACTGTAAAGCTTAGCTTTCATCGGGCACGATGTATTTGTCGAGTTAAAAGCAAAGGAAGCGCGTGCAAGGTCGATAAATCAGCTTTTCGGAGCATCGTCCCAATTGAGTCAGCGTATACTCACGGGAACCGTCTGGGTTATTGCAAGAGGTGTTTCATTCTTTAATTAGACACCGTAAAATTAGATACGTTCGGTGTGTCTGCGGTTGCGGGTTAAGGTATTTAAGTCACGCCTTCCTGATCATCTTACATCGTTCCATCTAGCACTCGTTTTTTCGTGCCCATTTCGCGACTGTACCTTTTGGTTTCTCCTATATGTACAAGTGAAAAGCGCGTTACGCTTACCACGACGATATCGTTCAACGTCGTGCTGCAAACGTACATCTCAGTATTAGGAATTTACACTTGTGCGAACAAcgagaaatttcaaaaatcatTGGGATTTTCTTAAAAACTCGAGAACTATTATATTTCGTTTGAATTCTTTGGGATATAAAGAGGAATAAAAGGGGAATAAATGGTACGCTTTACATCGGTACATTATATTTCTTGGTCCTCTAAACATTCATAATATACACAACATACAATATGACATAGCGGTTCAGCTTTGTTTAGTTTCTCGTTCGAACGCGGTACCGATAGAACGTTGTAATTAAGTTTCTCGTTACTTGCGAACGTTGCTTTTCCCTCCGCCACTATTTCCTCCTCCAAGTATCTATCGTGTGCCATTGTGCACAAGGGCAGGAGATAGATCAACATTCACGGAAATTAGTAGGAGATATACACAATgatgagaaaaatatttctatatcgGAGTAATGCGTCTACTAAATACCATCGTAGATtctgttctcttttttttttcttttcgtctttttcttATTTAGTTTACAACGCTACGTCTCTTATCTCGTACTTTGTATGGAAACACTTGACCATTTTTCACTTTCGCTCATATTCTCGTTGAACGATTTCTCTCGTTTCGTCTTCGCTTACGGTTTCGGATTAAATCAGAAAATTTCGTTCAGTCAAATTCAAATTCAGAGAAACGATACGTTACGCTCACCAATCGCCTGGTTGCTTGCATTGTGCATGCTTTACTCACAGGACAATGTTCGGACGATAAGATTTCCGCGCTATTTTAGGAGAATCGTAAACAATGCAACCGAGGAAAAAGGAAACTTTTCATTTCGCAACTCGTTTCACGCAAGATTCACGTTCAAGACTAATAAACAAGATAATTAAAGATAAACGATTACTTAATAAGCGTAAGGTGTTTATAAACGCCGACAAGCGAAGAGTTTCACAATTCAAACAccgaaaaatattcaatttcgtACGCTCGACGAAACGATTCCATACATACGATGCAGTGCGAGCTTTCTCGTTTAAACGACGGTTGAAACACGCAAATTGACACGAATTAATCTCGTGCGGGAGAACCTATGCATTTTAGAAGTTTCGCGCTCTTTGGCAGTCCTGGGTTCCATTTCCCCTGCGGTTAATTACGCTGGAAGTCAAGATGCTCCGAGAAATAAATCCCCTTCGACGCATCATTGTTACACCttcttttacatttattatctCTTTATCGCGTGAACGATAAACTGTGTGCGCTTAGACGTACATGTATCATCTGAAGAGACGATTTTCCTGTCGCTGTCGTTATTATAAACGCGAAGAATAATTTTAGTCCTGCTACGATCTTTCAATTTTTACTTTATAATCTCACGTTTCAATTGTAAAGATCTTAAGGgacaaatgtatatatatatatatatat
Proteins encoded in this window:
- the LOC117156738 gene encoding uncharacterized protein LOC117156738 isoform X1, which translates into the protein MHRISTGNRIIFPCPRLISRQCPVLRAVSHRRSNAATKSMDLLGLTFQSLDFRDNKSQEGDFLDLENQECEESSEQSNKKPWKKSKEDLALCIKTENQHPNQQLRMISLDEVAWHDTANNCWIVIHDFVYDCTELLKNHPGGSDVILEYAGRDATLPFIGTGHSSMARQSLERYLIGELPLEERIFRVSNGVKVAGL
- the LOC117156738 gene encoding cytochrome b5 isoform X3; the encoded protein is MDLLGLTFQSLDFRDNKSQEGDFLDLENQECEESSEQSNKKPWKKSKEDLALCIKTENQHPNQQLRMISLDEVAWHDTANNCWIVIHDFVYDCTELLKNHPGGSDVILEYAGRDATLPFIGTGHSSMARQSLERYLIGELPLEERIFRVSNGVKVAGL
- the LOC117156738 gene encoding cytochrome b5 isoform X4 is translated as MEKNREHERKDNKSQEGDFLDLENQECEESSEQSNKKPWKKSKEDLALCIKTENQHPNQQLRMISLDEVAWHDTANNCWIVIHDFVYDCTELLKNHPGGSDVILEYAGRDATLPFIGTGHSSMARQSLERYLIGELPLEERIFRVSNGVKVAGL
- the LOC117156738 gene encoding uncharacterized protein LOC117156738 isoform X2, which codes for MEKNREHERKRSNAATKSMDLLGLTFQSLDFRDNKSQEGDFLDLENQECEESSEQSNKKPWKKSKEDLALCIKTENQHPNQQLRMISLDEVAWHDTANNCWIVIHDFVYDCTELLKNHPGGSDVILEYAGRDATLPFIGTGHSSMARQSLERYLIGELPLEERIFRVSNGVKVAGL